A window from Opitutia bacterium ISCC 52 encodes these proteins:
- a CDS encoding TraR/DksA C4-type zinc finger protein, protein MPPKKTAAKKATKAKPAAEKKTHAKSKASNGKVAAFTLDDVQSLLKTKKKDDTATEKKVAKKAAKKKVVEEVEDVPHEAQSLGAASLADILGFDPAASSPQQKDETKVPKKFKRYYDLLIELRNHVNDELDLHTRETLKKSNKEDFGDIASYSQHMADEGTDNFDRDFALSLVSNEQEALAEIEDAIGRIFDGTYGVCEITGEPINKERLLAVPFTKHSLEGQKKLEKNKRHSVQNSGGVYSTGIEDSTQFLANDDGD, encoded by the coding sequence ATGCCTCCTAAAAAAACCGCCGCAAAAAAAGCTACCAAAGCGAAACCTGCTGCTGAGAAAAAAACACACGCCAAATCAAAAGCCAGCAATGGAAAAGTTGCTGCCTTCACTTTGGATGATGTGCAAAGCCTTCTAAAAACCAAAAAGAAGGACGACACCGCCACCGAAAAGAAAGTAGCCAAGAAAGCGGCTAAGAAAAAGGTCGTAGAAGAAGTCGAAGACGTTCCCCATGAAGCTCAAAGCTTGGGCGCTGCTTCTCTAGCTGATATCCTGGGCTTCGACCCAGCTGCTTCAAGCCCCCAACAGAAGGACGAAACGAAAGTGCCCAAGAAGTTTAAGCGCTATTACGACCTGCTCATTGAGTTGCGGAATCACGTAAATGACGAGCTCGACCTTCATACCCGAGAAACACTGAAAAAATCCAACAAGGAAGATTTCGGCGACATCGCAAGCTACAGCCAGCACATGGCTGATGAAGGCACAGACAACTTTGACCGCGATTTTGCGTTGAGCCTGGTATCAAACGAGCAAGAAGCACTGGCCGAAATTGAAGATGCGATTGGACGCATTTTTGATGGAACCTACGGGGTTTGTGAAATCACAGGTGAACCCATCAACAAGGAACGCCTTCTTGCTGTCCCATTCACCAAACATTCATTGGAAGGACAAAAAAAGCTCGAAAAGAACAAACGCCATTCGGTGCAAAATTCCGGTGGAGTTTATAGCACTGGTATAGAAGATTCGACTCAGTTTCTAGCAAACGACGATGGCGATTAA
- the lspA gene encoding signal peptidase II, giving the protein MAIKPLSVEDKVSRFDRIIYYRLFFIVAATATVLDRGSKWIVQKTIPYGTYDPSSMIEVIPNFFYICHIGNTGAAWGMFHGKSFLLALFSLVALALLYFFRNSLGLRNIFVQFSLGLVTGGILGNLYDRLVFNHVVDFLDVHLGFYRWPAFNVADSAILIGVLLFCYYSFKEEATRKVQEQQ; this is encoded by the coding sequence ATGGCGATTAAACCTTTATCCGTAGAAGATAAAGTATCTCGGTTTGATCGCATAATCTACTACCGCTTGTTTTTCATAGTCGCGGCAACAGCCACGGTTCTGGATCGTGGTTCCAAATGGATTGTTCAAAAGACGATTCCTTATGGTACCTATGATCCCTCCTCGATGATTGAGGTCATCCCCAATTTTTTCTACATTTGCCATATCGGCAATACAGGTGCGGCCTGGGGAATGTTTCACGGCAAAAGCTTTCTGCTAGCCTTGTTTTCCTTAGTCGCTCTCGCCCTACTCTACTTCTTCCGGAACAGCCTGGGGCTGAGAAACATTTTCGTTCAGTTCTCCCTAGGCCTGGTAACAGGGGGAATACTGGGAAACCTGTACGACCGCTTAGTCTTCAACCACGTGGTAGATTTCCTGGATGTTCATCTAGGGTTCTACAGGTGGCCGGCTTTCAATGTCGCAGACTCAGCCATATTGATTGGTGTCCTACTCTTCTGTTATTACAGTTTCAAAGAAGAAGCGACCCGCAAGGTGCAGGAACAGCAATAA
- a CDS encoding YicC family protein, which translates to MTGYGGGSALYENLEISIEVHSVNRKAFDANVLIPREWQLLEGSLLSILKEHIQRGRVVVNIQAQFSSEGGSGDFDTKGVSEIFGQFKKLSKDLEVPFESTPDLLFQLALYAKKNQVLPDAEDVKESVCDAFTEAVKALVAMRQSEGVKLKEDLQDRLELLGSSVKEVERYAGDSVSHYRDLLFQRLRQADLELDLDDERVLKEISLFADRSDISEEITRLGSHMDQLAEFLDASGPVGRKIDFLLQEMNREINTIGSKSNDIRISRHVIDFKNELERFREQIANIE; encoded by the coding sequence ATGACTGGATATGGGGGTGGATCTGCGCTCTATGAGAATCTGGAGATTTCTATAGAAGTTCATTCTGTGAATCGCAAGGCGTTCGATGCCAATGTTTTGATTCCTCGGGAATGGCAGCTTCTTGAGGGAAGCCTTTTGTCAATCCTGAAGGAGCACATTCAACGCGGCCGTGTCGTTGTTAATATCCAAGCTCAGTTTTCGAGCGAAGGAGGTAGTGGGGATTTTGATACGAAAGGTGTTTCGGAAATCTTTGGTCAGTTCAAAAAATTATCGAAGGACCTGGAGGTCCCATTTGAATCAACCCCGGATCTGTTATTCCAGCTAGCCCTCTATGCAAAAAAAAATCAGGTGCTTCCTGATGCCGAGGATGTGAAAGAGAGCGTTTGCGATGCGTTTACTGAAGCAGTAAAAGCATTGGTTGCCATGCGCCAAAGCGAAGGGGTGAAGTTGAAGGAAGACTTGCAGGATCGCCTTGAATTGCTGGGATCGAGTGTTAAGGAGGTCGAGCGGTATGCTGGGGATAGTGTCTCGCATTACCGGGACTTGCTCTTTCAACGTCTACGCCAGGCTGACCTCGAATTGGACCTTGATGACGAACGTGTTTTGAAAGAGATCTCTTTGTTCGCCGATCGAAGTGATATCTCAGAAGAGATTACCCGTCTTGGAAGTCACATGGATCAGTTGGCAGAATTTTTAGATGCTTCTGGACCGGTTGGACGCAAGATCGACTTCCTGCTTCAGGAAATGAATCGAGAGATCAATACGATTGGTAGTAAGTCAAATGACATTCGCATTTCGCGACATGTGATTGACTTCAAAAACGAGCTTGAACGCTTCCGCGAACAGATCGCGAATATCGAGTAA
- the trpB gene encoding tryptophan synthase subunit beta, which yields MSTDTSVNPSMLPDEAGHFGPYGGVYVPETLMTALQEIGEVYAEARKDPEYEKQLKWHLKEFAGRPTELYFAERLTEELGGAKIYFKREDLLHTGAHKINNVIGQALLALRMGKKRIIAETGAGQHGIATAAACAKFGLECVIYMGRVDMERQALNVYRMRLCGAEVVPVDAGQKTLKEAVSEAMRDWVTNVRSTHYILGSALGSHPYPMMVRDFHRVIGQEAKEQILEREGRLPDELCACVGGGSNAIGLFYDFLEDESVRMVGVEAGGHGIQQGEHAARFQGGKLGVLQGTKTYVLQDPDGQIELTHSVSAGLDYAAIGPEHAYYRDEGRIDYTYATDEDVLEAFQKCSQTEGIIPALESSHAIAYALKRAPEMPKGSILLVNLSGRGDKDVQQAARILGEGEL from the coding sequence ATGAGTACAGATACATCCGTTAATCCGTCAATGTTGCCCGACGAGGCTGGACACTTCGGTCCCTATGGTGGCGTTTATGTGCCGGAAACACTCATGACTGCCTTGCAGGAAATAGGAGAAGTATATGCCGAAGCCCGCAAGGATCCTGAATATGAGAAGCAGCTCAAATGGCATCTTAAAGAATTTGCCGGCCGTCCGACGGAATTGTATTTTGCCGAACGTCTAACCGAGGAGCTCGGTGGCGCCAAAATTTATTTCAAACGCGAAGATTTGCTTCATACCGGAGCTCACAAGATCAATAATGTGATCGGTCAGGCCCTCCTTGCATTGCGAATGGGCAAGAAGCGTATTATCGCTGAAACAGGTGCAGGGCAGCATGGTATAGCGACTGCTGCAGCCTGTGCGAAGTTTGGTTTGGAATGCGTCATCTACATGGGGCGTGTGGATATGGAGCGCCAAGCGCTTAACGTCTATCGCATGCGCTTGTGTGGCGCGGAGGTTGTTCCCGTAGATGCTGGACAAAAGACCCTGAAAGAAGCGGTGAGCGAGGCCATGCGCGATTGGGTGACTAATGTGCGAAGTACGCACTACATCCTTGGTTCTGCTTTGGGTTCCCACCCATACCCGATGATGGTGCGCGATTTCCACCGAGTGATTGGTCAGGAAGCCAAGGAACAAATCCTCGAAAGGGAAGGGCGCTTGCCCGATGAGCTGTGTGCCTGTGTCGGTGGAGGTAGTAATGCGATAGGACTCTTTTACGATTTCCTGGAAGATGAATCCGTTCGCATGGTCGGCGTCGAAGCAGGGGGGCATGGTATTCAGCAAGGTGAACATGCAGCCCGTTTCCAGGGAGGAAAGCTGGGAGTTCTTCAGGGAACCAAGACCTACGTACTTCAGGATCCTGACGGCCAAATCGAACTGACTCATTCTGTTTCAGCTGGATTAGACTACGCTGCTATCGGACCAGAGCATGCATACTATCGTGATGAAGGTCGTATTGATTACACCTATGCTACCGACGAAGACGTGCTGGAAGCATTTCAGAAATGTAGCCAGACCGAAGGTATTATTCCTGCTTTGGAATCCTCGCATGCTATAGCTTATGCTTTGAAACGTGCCCCTGAAATGCCCAAGGGTTCGATCTTATTAGTCAACTTGAGTGGCCGTGGAGATAAGGATGTTCAGCAGGCCGCACGCATACTTGGAGAGGGAGAACTTTAA
- a CDS encoding STAS domain-containing protein: MADDTEPTFRVEVSSRPILVHICARANFLNCSPLRTFFRNMVAKGNHEFSLDFAQCEGMDSTFLGILAGLAIDTQRSEPQGSVTLTGLGERNLELVKNLGLHRIVNIVENSSDQTEKISDGAEGLSCEAQTEEEKKEMLIGAHEDLVKIDETNLAKFQDLLTFLKNEE, encoded by the coding sequence ATGGCTGATGATACCGAGCCTACCTTCCGGGTAGAAGTGTCGAGCCGACCCATTCTGGTTCATATTTGTGCCCGGGCCAATTTTCTGAATTGCAGCCCCTTACGCACCTTTTTTCGAAATATGGTAGCGAAGGGAAACCATGAGTTCTCCTTGGACTTTGCCCAATGTGAAGGAATGGACAGTACGTTCTTGGGGATTTTGGCTGGACTGGCGATTGATACGCAACGGTCTGAACCACAAGGCTCTGTTACTTTGACAGGGCTTGGGGAAAGAAATCTAGAATTGGTCAAAAATTTGGGTCTGCACCGTATCGTCAACATTGTTGAGAACAGCTCTGATCAGACAGAGAAAATCTCTGATGGTGCTGAAGGGCTCTCTTGCGAGGCTCAGACTGAAGAGGAAAAGAAGGAGATGCTTATTGGTGCTCATGAGGATCTGGTGAAGATCGATGAGACTAACCTGGCCAAATTCCAGGATCTGCTAACTTTCCTGAAAAACGAAGAATGA
- the acnA gene encoding aconitate hydratase AcnA, giving the protein MSDLNNPLNTLTALNEAEGKYYYSLPSLESAGIGPVSKLPISIRVVLESVLRNCDGKNITEDEVKTLANWNAKSPSKSEIPFVVSRIVLQDFTGVPLLVDLAAMRSAVDRLGQDAKCIEPLVPVDLVVDHSVQVDRSGTVDAFKENLSIEFERNRERYEFLKWGQQAFDTFQVVPPSIGIVHQVNLEYLARVVFEKAEVDSTVLYPDTLVGTDSHTTMINGLGVVGWGVGGIEAEAGMLGQPVYFQTPEVIGVNLSGSLREGVTATDLALHVTELLRKEQVVGKFVEFYGDGAEKLTLADRATVANMAPEYGATMGFFPIDDKTLDYLRLTGRDEASINQVRDYYVAQGMFGIPKAGEVEYTKSLDLDLADVVPGVAGPKRPQDRINVPDLKERFRSLFEMPVAEGGFGKSVEDFSTTVAVRSGDGAVAVAEPEIGHGSVLIAAITSCTNTSNPNVMIAAGLVAKKAVEKGLTIDPTVKTSLAPGSRVVTEYLEATGLQVYLDKIGFNLVGYGCTTCIGNSGPLADPIENAIREGDLVAASVLSGNRNFEARVHGSIRSNFLMSPPLVVAYALAGTVDINLDTDVIGNDSDGNPVYLKDIWPSQEEVQENVASGITSSMFTEQYAKIMDASPEWQSVESSTGDIYNWKDESTYIQEPPFFDGFGMDPNQINNLNDLRPLAILGDSVTTDHISPAGAFKSETPAGKFLISKGVEQKDFNSYGSRRGNDRIMTRGTFANVRIKNRMADGKEGGYTQLMPEGELMAIHDACQEYKKRGIGTIVFGGVDYGMGSSRDWAAKGTNLLGVKAVVAKSFERIHRSNLIGMGVLPLEFVEGESVDSLQLDGSEEVSISGLSNDLQPGILLDMEVKRADGSSFNTQVRLRIDTGIEVEYYRHGGILPYVLRNIIASQ; this is encoded by the coding sequence ATGAGTGATTTGAACAATCCACTTAACACCTTAACTGCACTTAACGAAGCAGAAGGAAAATATTACTATTCCCTCCCGTCCTTAGAATCCGCTGGTATCGGACCTGTATCCAAATTGCCCATTAGTATTCGGGTCGTACTCGAATCTGTTCTTCGCAATTGCGATGGGAAGAATATTACCGAGGACGAGGTGAAGACCTTAGCCAATTGGAATGCCAAGTCTCCTTCCAAAAGTGAGATCCCTTTTGTGGTATCTCGCATTGTCTTACAGGACTTTACGGGCGTTCCGTTGTTAGTAGATCTTGCTGCTATGCGCTCAGCCGTGGATCGTCTCGGTCAGGATGCCAAATGCATCGAGCCTCTTGTACCAGTAGACTTGGTTGTCGATCACTCGGTACAAGTCGACCGAAGTGGCACGGTAGATGCCTTTAAAGAAAACTTGTCCATTGAGTTCGAGCGGAACCGTGAGCGCTATGAATTCCTCAAATGGGGGCAGCAGGCCTTTGATACCTTTCAAGTCGTGCCACCTAGTATTGGGATTGTTCACCAGGTGAACTTGGAGTATCTGGCAAGAGTCGTTTTTGAGAAGGCTGAAGTTGATTCCACCGTTCTTTATCCGGACACCTTAGTGGGAACGGATTCCCACACGACCATGATCAATGGCCTCGGCGTTGTAGGTTGGGGTGTAGGTGGTATCGAAGCGGAGGCAGGAATGCTTGGCCAACCGGTTTACTTTCAGACTCCTGAGGTCATTGGAGTTAACTTGTCTGGCAGTTTGCGCGAAGGTGTGACGGCTACAGACCTCGCTCTCCACGTCACGGAATTGCTGCGTAAAGAGCAGGTAGTGGGAAAGTTCGTCGAGTTTTATGGCGATGGAGCTGAGAAACTTACTTTAGCAGACCGCGCTACCGTCGCAAATATGGCTCCCGAGTACGGAGCAACCATGGGATTCTTCCCCATTGATGATAAGACGCTCGATTACCTGCGTCTAACCGGACGTGACGAAGCTTCTATCAACCAGGTCCGTGACTACTACGTGGCTCAAGGAATGTTTGGAATTCCTAAGGCTGGTGAAGTTGAATACACCAAGTCTTTAGACCTAGATTTGGCAGATGTCGTACCTGGTGTTGCCGGACCTAAGCGACCACAAGATCGCATCAATGTACCTGATCTCAAGGAACGATTTCGTTCCTTGTTCGAGATGCCCGTAGCTGAAGGTGGTTTTGGAAAATCTGTTGAAGACTTTTCTACTACCGTAGCCGTTCGATCTGGAGATGGAGCCGTTGCAGTTGCCGAACCTGAGATTGGACATGGTAGTGTGTTAATTGCCGCTATCACTAGTTGCACCAATACGTCGAATCCGAACGTCATGATTGCTGCTGGCTTGGTAGCCAAGAAAGCGGTTGAGAAAGGTCTGACGATTGACCCAACTGTCAAAACAAGTTTGGCCCCTGGGTCTCGCGTTGTTACCGAGTATCTAGAAGCAACAGGACTTCAGGTATACCTCGATAAAATTGGCTTCAACCTAGTGGGTTACGGATGCACTACTTGTATCGGTAATAGTGGCCCATTGGCAGATCCTATCGAAAATGCTATCCGCGAAGGTGATTTAGTCGCTGCAAGTGTGCTGTCTGGTAACCGGAATTTTGAAGCTCGTGTTCATGGATCCATTCGCTCCAATTTCTTGATGTCACCTCCTTTAGTAGTTGCTTATGCCTTAGCAGGTACGGTGGATATTAATCTCGATACCGATGTGATCGGCAATGATTCGGATGGAAATCCCGTTTATCTGAAAGACATCTGGCCAAGTCAGGAAGAAGTTCAAGAAAACGTAGCATCCGGCATCACATCCTCCATGTTCACCGAACAATATGCCAAGATCATGGACGCATCACCTGAATGGCAATCAGTGGAATCATCAACGGGTGACATATACAACTGGAAGGACGAAAGTACTTATATTCAGGAACCACCCTTTTTTGACGGATTCGGAATGGATCCTAACCAAATTAACAATCTGAATGATTTGCGCCCATTGGCGATCTTGGGAGATTCCGTAACTACGGACCACATTTCCCCTGCAGGTGCGTTCAAATCCGAAACGCCAGCTGGAAAATTCCTGATCTCAAAAGGAGTAGAGCAAAAGGATTTCAATTCCTATGGCTCTCGTCGTGGTAATGATCGAATCATGACCCGGGGAACCTTTGCCAATGTGCGAATCAAGAACCGCATGGCGGATGGTAAAGAAGGTGGATATACCCAACTGATGCCAGAAGGTGAGCTCATGGCTATTCATGACGCGTGCCAGGAATACAAAAAACGTGGCATTGGAACTATCGTGTTCGGCGGCGTTGACTACGGTATGGGAAGTTCTCGTGACTGGGCCGCCAAAGGCACCAATCTATTAGGTGTGAAGGCCGTAGTTGCCAAAAGCTTTGAGAGAATTCACCGCAGTAATTTGATTGGAATGGGTGTGCTTCCGCTGGAGTTCGTAGAGGGCGAGAGTGTTGATTCTCTCCAGTTGGATGGTTCAGAAGAAGTTTCAATTAGTGGTCTTTCCAATGATCTACAGCCAGGGATTCTCCTGGATATGGAAGTCAAACGGGCAGACGGAAGCAGCTTTAACACTCAGGTAAGATTGCGCATCGATACTGGGATTGAAGTAGAATACTATCGTCATGGAGGTATTCTTCCCTACGTTCTTCGCAATATTATCGCATCACAATAA
- a CDS encoding redoxin domain-containing protein produces MALEVGTKAPDFTLKTKTAGGLEDVTLSDHFAKGKTILLFFPLSFAPPCTNEMCSMRDSIQEFNDLNANVIGVSVDSPFTQEAFAEKNELNFTLVSDFNKETATAYDVLYEDLLGLKGVAKRSVFIIDSDGVIQYSTSNDDPMVIPDFEAVKAALN; encoded by the coding sequence ATGGCCTTAGAAGTTGGAACCAAAGCACCCGATTTTACCTTGAAAACCAAGACTGCAGGCGGTCTTGAAGACGTCACTCTGAGTGACCATTTTGCAAAGGGAAAAACTATCCTTCTCTTTTTCCCTCTCTCCTTTGCTCCCCCTTGCACGAACGAAATGTGTTCTATGCGTGACAGCATTCAGGAATTTAATGACCTCAATGCCAATGTCATCGGAGTGAGCGTAGATAGTCCGTTTACTCAGGAAGCATTCGCTGAGAAGAATGAGCTTAATTTTACCTTGGTAAGCGATTTTAACAAGGAAACCGCTACCGCTTACGACGTTCTCTACGAAGACCTTCTAGGTCTAAAAGGCGTGGCCAAGCGATCTGTTTTCATCATCGATTCTGATGGAGTTATTCAATACAGCACCAGCAACGACGATCCTATGGTGATACCAGATTTTGAAGCGGTCAAAGCAGCACTTAACTAA